The following coding sequences lie in one Nitrospira lenta genomic window:
- a CDS encoding multicopper oxidase domain-containing protein gives MTRESQRVMMLAGAAAIALAGLLGHTSPASAKTHDIHMTAVESDIVIDGGGEKYAAWTFNGTMPGPVVRVTEGDTINFTLTNPATNKNPHAMDFHAAEIDFLKNYKAINAGETISYTFVAKKPGIFFYHCGAPPMIQHIARGMFGAIIVDPKDASVWPKADREYVLIQSEFFKNPGDVQAMFDRKFDGMMFNGGIFKYHPFVTGGGKLDAKPGERVRVYFVNAGPNEFSSFHPIGEIWDNVYESGNPANKLTGVQTYVVGPGSAATFDVVVESAGAYPLVTHSLTGALRGAIAVLLASPDAKPSTNLMPMVPWELPAKK, from the coding sequence CCGGATTGCTGGGACACACGTCCCCCGCATCCGCGAAGACCCATGACATCCACATGACTGCCGTGGAGTCCGACATCGTCATCGATGGCGGAGGCGAGAAGTACGCGGCCTGGACCTTCAACGGCACAATGCCGGGACCGGTCGTCCGCGTGACCGAAGGCGATACGATCAATTTTACCCTGACCAATCCCGCCACGAATAAGAACCCGCACGCCATGGACTTCCATGCGGCGGAGATCGACTTCTTGAAGAACTACAAGGCCATCAATGCCGGCGAAACGATCAGCTACACCTTCGTCGCCAAGAAGCCCGGTATTTTCTTCTATCACTGCGGCGCACCGCCGATGATCCAACACATCGCCCGCGGCATGTTCGGCGCCATCATCGTCGATCCGAAAGACGCATCGGTCTGGCCTAAGGCGGATCGTGAATACGTGCTGATCCAATCCGAGTTCTTCAAGAACCCCGGTGATGTGCAAGCGATGTTCGACCGGAAGTTCGACGGCATGATGTTCAACGGCGGCATCTTCAAATATCACCCCTTCGTCACCGGCGGCGGCAAGCTCGACGCCAAGCCGGGCGAACGCGTGCGTGTCTATTTCGTGAATGCCGGTCCGAACGAGTTCTCATCATTCCACCCGATCGGCGAAATCTGGGACAACGTCTATGAGAGCGGCAATCCGGCCAACAAGCTGACCGGCGTGCAGACCTATGTGGTGGGACCGGGCAGCGCCGCGACGTTCGACGTCGTCGTGGAATCAGCCGGTGCCTATCCGCTGGTCACCCACTCCCTGACCGGCGCGCTCCGCGGCGCCATCGCCGTCCTCTTGGCATCCCCCGACGCCAAGCCCTCGACGAACTTGATGCCTATGGTTCCCTGGGAACTCCCGGCAAAGAAGTAA
- a CDS encoding substrate-binding periplasmic protein, with protein sequence MAVSNRVPILSRFLRTIRRTAGFRPKWKPVLSAIALHGLFFLLPGCGLLFDAVQQIYPVTTDEIDTICRRQQVQVGMAVEPFRPFVFPAIWTDEGARVTGLDTELVRAVSDALTAHCNTPVIPVLHLVRFRDLFLLLNEGQLDFFVSAVAAETPSPSRSGFAYSTPYFLQGGIGAIATRPEVADRIRTRLRTSGEVSDRHRLLDGMTVAVQDSTAAHLYAEAKLSATTVLICSSLPAAFEHAATGQSPPIDVIIGAHPVLEFMVKTTRRDWQLLTKDGHAPLRFTQADYAVVMAEERYALRRFINDVIFQLDESGRLERMRHRWIDEAYAYPRRASSEGLPFDVSKMPDHYAQGTCRTSSR encoded by the coding sequence ATGGCTGTTTCTAACCGGGTTCCGATATTGAGCCGCTTCCTGCGGACGATCCGCCGTACGGCCGGCTTCCGCCCTAAGTGGAAGCCGGTGCTATCGGCCATCGCTCTGCACGGCCTGTTTTTCTTGCTACCCGGTTGCGGACTGCTGTTTGATGCCGTTCAACAGATCTACCCCGTCACAACCGACGAAATAGATACGATCTGCCGGCGGCAGCAGGTCCAGGTCGGCATGGCAGTCGAGCCTTTCCGGCCGTTCGTGTTCCCCGCCATCTGGACCGATGAAGGCGCCCGAGTCACAGGACTCGATACTGAACTGGTGCGTGCCGTGAGCGATGCGCTGACCGCTCATTGCAATACCCCTGTCATTCCTGTCTTGCATCTGGTCCGATTCCGGGATTTATTTCTGCTCTTGAACGAAGGCCAACTGGATTTCTTCGTCTCCGCCGTCGCTGCTGAAACGCCCTCGCCAAGCCGGTCAGGATTTGCGTATTCCACGCCCTACTTCTTACAAGGAGGCATCGGCGCGATCGCCACACGCCCCGAGGTCGCCGATCGGATCCGGACACGCCTTCGTACCTCAGGCGAAGTCTCGGATCGCCACCGCCTCCTGGATGGCATGACGGTCGCCGTGCAGGACAGCACAGCCGCGCACCTCTATGCAGAAGCCAAACTCTCCGCCACCACGGTGCTCATATGCAGTTCTCTGCCCGCCGCATTCGAGCACGCCGCAACCGGCCAGTCTCCGCCCATTGATGTCATCATCGGAGCGCATCCGGTTTTAGAATTCATGGTGAAAACCACCCGCCGAGACTGGCAGCTTCTGACAAAAGATGGGCACGCGCCGCTGCGGTTCACACAAGCCGACTATGCCGTCGTCATGGCGGAAGAACGCTATGCCTTGCGGCGGTTCATCAACGACGTCATTTTTCAGCTCGACGAGTCAGGACGGTTGGAACGGATGCGGCATCGCTGGATCGACGAAGCCTATGCCTACCCACGCCGGGCATCGTCGGAAGGGCTGCCCTTTGATGTGAGCAAGATGCCGGATCACTATGCCCAGGGAACTTGCCGGACATCATCGCGATAG
- a CDS encoding Tll0287-like domain-containing protein, whose amino-acid sequence MVRLIGTSLILLTMMIGLNTAHAAPPEQLRAEAEETARLLAKLLQAGRLVIEQNQTLIDDAHKGDKGFAPDVFERQMYEVFRQRTGIDLSAPATKTALAVPPLARTLLPALIEAGKEVVSDAQIVINQRGIGYKNFIPATFGSQAAARFSKRSHVQLKQTALQPRNPKNEPDEYESSVLHWLSGRPNSDAYVSELTESGKTLRVIMPIYYQQACLVCHGEPKGEWDISGYPKEGAREGGLAGAISVKIPLHTE is encoded by the coding sequence ATGGTACGCCTTATCGGAACTTCACTTATTTTGCTCACAATGATGATCGGCCTGAATACCGCTCACGCGGCGCCTCCTGAACAGCTCCGTGCCGAGGCGGAAGAAACGGCACGACTGCTGGCAAAACTGCTGCAAGCCGGACGCCTGGTGATCGAGCAGAATCAGACCCTGATTGATGATGCGCACAAAGGAGACAAAGGCTTCGCTCCGGACGTATTCGAACGGCAGATGTACGAGGTCTTTCGACAGCGAACCGGAATCGATCTGAGCGCGCCGGCAACAAAAACGGCATTGGCCGTGCCGCCACTCGCACGCACGCTCCTGCCGGCCCTGATTGAAGCCGGCAAAGAGGTCGTCTCTGATGCGCAGATCGTCATCAATCAGCGAGGAATCGGCTATAAGAACTTCATTCCCGCCACCTTCGGCAGTCAAGCGGCCGCGCGGTTTTCAAAACGGTCTCATGTCCAACTGAAACAAACTGCGCTTCAACCGCGCAATCCCAAGAACGAGCCGGACGAGTACGAGTCCTCCGTTCTCCATTGGCTGTCTGGGAGACCAAACAGTGACGCCTATGTCAGTGAGTTGACCGAATCTGGAAAAACATTGCGTGTGATCATGCCGATCTACTACCAGCAGGCCTGCCTCGTCTGCCACGGCGAGCCAAAAGGCGAATGGGACATATCAGGCTACCCCAAAGAGGGTGCCAGAGAAGGAGGCTTAGCCGGAGCCATTAGTGTGAAGATTCCCTTACACACCGAATAA
- a CDS encoding cupin domain-containing protein, whose protein sequence is MKVVNISEYQQFSQEKMKKNNMFESSRFFCDIYCFEPGQEQKGHIHGEQDKVYLVLEGQGTFQVGSEKQVLGTGQGTMAPAGEEHGVKNHTDQRLKVLVFVAPNH, encoded by the coding sequence ATGAAAGTCGTTAATATTTCAGAGTATCAGCAGTTTAGCCAAGAGAAGATGAAGAAGAACAACATGTTTGAGTCTTCCCGATTCTTTTGCGATATCTACTGTTTTGAACCGGGGCAGGAACAGAAGGGCCATATCCATGGGGAGCAAGATAAGGTCTATCTCGTTCTTGAGGGGCAGGGGACTTTTCAGGTCGGTTCAGAGAAGCAGGTGCTTGGGACGGGGCAAGGGACGATGGCGCCGGCAGGGGAAGAACACGGAGTAAAGAACCACACGGATCAGCGATTGAAAGTGCTGGTCTTCGTTGCGCCGAACCACTAG
- a CDS encoding CoB--CoM heterodisulfide reductase iron-sulfur subunit B family protein — MALRFALYPGCAAKGATPELYQSTMAIVGRLGIEVVELAASSCCGAGVVTEAEPDVALALNARNFAQAEQLGLDVMTICGTCQGVMAAANKRLKSEPGLLDRINRVLEPDGIAYRGTIHVKHLLWIIVREIGLRQLGTQVVKSLQGLRIAPFYGCYILRPSWDLGFDDPENPASLEQVIRALGGEAVAYAGRTKCCGFPIILEKEAVAMAMSGANMKEAKDQGADCMVTPCPLCHMSLDIYQDRAGQAVSTQLNLPILHLPQLLGLAMGIPAKELGLARHLIPVDSIVRHINQSARHL, encoded by the coding sequence ATGGCATTGAGATTTGCGTTATATCCAGGCTGTGCGGCGAAAGGCGCGACGCCGGAACTGTATCAATCGACGATGGCGATCGTCGGTCGATTGGGTATTGAGGTCGTCGAGCTGGCGGCGTCGTCCTGTTGCGGTGCCGGGGTGGTGACGGAGGCGGAGCCGGATGTCGCCTTGGCCTTGAATGCGCGGAATTTTGCCCAGGCAGAGCAGCTGGGGCTTGATGTGATGACGATTTGCGGGACCTGCCAGGGCGTCATGGCGGCGGCGAACAAGCGATTGAAGAGCGAGCCGGGATTGCTCGATCGTATCAATCGTGTGTTGGAGCCGGATGGTATTGCCTATCGCGGAACGATTCACGTCAAGCATCTGCTCTGGATTATTGTGCGTGAGATCGGACTGCGTCAGCTTGGTACGCAGGTCGTGAAATCTTTGCAGGGGCTACGCATTGCACCGTTCTATGGCTGTTATATTCTTCGGCCATCCTGGGATCTCGGTTTTGACGATCCGGAAAACCCGGCGTCGCTTGAGCAGGTGATTCGTGCGTTGGGCGGGGAGGCGGTTGCGTACGCCGGGCGGACCAAGTGCTGCGGGTTTCCGATCATTCTCGAAAAGGAAGCGGTGGCGATGGCGATGTCCGGAGCCAACATGAAAGAAGCCAAGGATCAAGGAGCCGATTGTATGGTCACTCCTTGCCCCCTGTGCCATATGAGCTTGGATATTTATCAGGATCGAGCGGGGCAGGCGGTGAGCACGCAGCTAAATCTTCCCATTCTCCACTTGCCCCAACTCCTCGGTTTGGCGATGGGGATTCCTGCCAAAGAATTAGGTCTTGCGCGTCATTTGATCCCGGTCGATTCGATCGTCAGGCACATCAATCAGTCGGCCCGTCATTTATAG
- a CDS encoding HDOD domain-containing protein — protein sequence MAPDTQISAAAIEKLEQALVKKLDAGEVELPLLPQVASQVMTLAADATADAAKLSALIHQDQALAAHVLRIANSPAYMPRSPVVSLQHAVAMLGINLLSEIAFTASLKNGAFQVPGHEEHVKLLWRHSLASGAFGKEVARMRRVNVETAYLCGLLHGIGKPVVLRTVVNLAKTLNVPDDTATMRQLLDGYHTRVGTLIADKWGLPKQVAEAIACYQEYDHATAFRQDCLLTCAADRLATHLLEPEILPEEELREHPVFADLNLYPTDIDQLLAGKEKALALVNAMNL from the coding sequence ATGGCCCCCGATACTCAAATCTCCGCCGCCGCCATCGAGAAGCTCGAACAGGCTCTGGTCAAAAAACTGGATGCCGGAGAAGTCGAACTCCCGCTGCTCCCTCAAGTTGCCAGCCAAGTCATGACCCTGGCCGCCGATGCCACGGCTGATGCGGCCAAGCTGTCAGCGCTGATCCATCAAGATCAAGCCTTGGCTGCCCACGTCCTGCGCATCGCCAATTCACCGGCCTATATGCCGCGCAGCCCGGTCGTCTCACTTCAGCACGCCGTGGCCATGCTCGGCATCAATCTGCTTTCTGAAATTGCCTTCACCGCCTCCTTGAAAAACGGTGCGTTCCAAGTGCCAGGTCACGAAGAGCATGTGAAGCTGCTCTGGCGCCACTCACTGGCCAGCGGCGCGTTTGGCAAGGAAGTCGCCCGAATGCGCCGAGTGAACGTCGAAACCGCGTACCTTTGCGGACTCCTGCACGGAATCGGCAAACCCGTTGTCCTCCGGACCGTGGTGAATCTCGCCAAAACCCTCAACGTCCCGGACGACACCGCCACGATGCGGCAACTCCTGGATGGCTACCACACTCGCGTCGGCACCTTGATTGCCGACAAATGGGGACTCCCCAAACAAGTAGCCGAAGCCATTGCGTGCTACCAGGAATATGATCACGCCACAGCCTTTAGACAAGACTGCTTGCTCACGTGCGCCGCAGACCGCCTGGCAACACACCTCCTGGAGCCGGAGATCCTCCCGGAAGAAGAATTGCGCGAGCATCCGGTCTTCGCCGACCTCAACCTCTACCCCACCGATATCGACCAGCTGCTGGCCGGTAAAGAAAAGGCGTTGGCCCTGGTCAATGCGATGAACCTATGA
- the sthA gene encoding Si-specific NAD(P)(+) transhydrogenase produces MSTPTAFDIVIIGAGPAGQKAAIQGAKSGKRVALLERERGIGGSCVYRGTIPSKTLRESALHLDRLRRASAAFEFSLKPGAEISSLLSRLEEVVQTHDTYMSKQLRRNGISLFHGRARFINDRTIEMQTVDGARQHFTADHFVVATGSRPRNPHEIPVDHEHILDSDSLLSMIYLPRSLAIIGGGVIGCEYASIFALLGVEVTLIDRAKAPLQFMDQELVAQFVASFEQHGGHYLGGQSIQSVQWNGATHVVTLLGDGQIIKSEKMLVALGRQANIEDLNLPAAGLEVDDKGSLSVNQFCQTAVPHIYAVGDMVGAPALASKAMEQGRRAVRHALNLPIGDAASTIPIGVYTIPEMASIGLDEKMANERFRNPLVGRAKFEEVARAQISGAGHGLLKMIADPDGERLLGIQIVGDSATELVHIGQMALQQGALVESFIDNVFNFPTYAEAYRVAALDILGQVAKRQTAAAA; encoded by the coding sequence ATGAGCACACCAACGGCCTTCGACATCGTCATCATCGGCGCCGGCCCCGCCGGACAAAAAGCCGCCATCCAGGGCGCGAAATCCGGCAAGCGCGTGGCGCTGCTGGAGCGTGAACGAGGTATCGGCGGCAGCTGCGTCTACCGCGGCACCATCCCCAGCAAAACGTTGCGGGAAAGCGCCCTGCACCTCGACCGCCTCCGCCGAGCCAGCGCGGCATTTGAATTCAGCTTGAAGCCGGGTGCCGAAATCTCCTCCCTGCTCAGCCGACTGGAAGAAGTCGTCCAAACGCACGATACCTACATGAGCAAACAGCTGCGGCGGAACGGCATCTCCCTGTTTCACGGCCGCGCGCGCTTCATCAATGATCGCACCATCGAAATGCAGACCGTAGACGGCGCCCGTCAACACTTTACCGCCGACCATTTCGTCGTCGCTACCGGCTCGCGCCCGCGCAATCCTCACGAAATCCCCGTCGATCATGAACATATCCTCGACAGCGATTCGCTCTTATCGATGATCTACCTCCCACGATCTCTGGCGATCATTGGCGGCGGCGTCATCGGGTGCGAGTACGCTTCGATCTTCGCCCTCCTCGGCGTTGAAGTCACGCTGATCGATCGCGCAAAAGCACCGCTGCAATTCATGGATCAAGAGCTCGTGGCGCAGTTCGTCGCCAGCTTTGAACAGCACGGCGGACACTACCTTGGCGGACAATCGATTCAAAGCGTCCAATGGAACGGCGCCACCCATGTGGTGACGCTGCTCGGCGACGGCCAGATCATCAAGAGCGAAAAAATGCTCGTTGCATTGGGACGGCAAGCCAATATCGAAGACCTCAATCTACCTGCGGCCGGACTGGAGGTCGACGACAAGGGCAGCCTGTCCGTCAACCAGTTCTGCCAAACCGCCGTGCCGCACATCTATGCCGTCGGCGATATGGTCGGTGCGCCGGCCCTCGCGTCAAAGGCCATGGAGCAGGGTCGCCGCGCCGTACGCCATGCCCTCAACCTGCCGATCGGAGATGCCGCGTCGACCATTCCCATCGGGGTCTACACCATTCCTGAAATGGCCAGTATCGGCCTGGATGAAAAGATGGCCAACGAACGATTTCGGAATCCACTCGTCGGCCGCGCCAAGTTCGAGGAAGTCGCCCGCGCGCAAATATCAGGCGCCGGCCATGGACTCCTAAAAATGATCGCCGATCCGGACGGCGAACGATTGCTGGGCATCCAGATCGTCGGAGATTCCGCCACAGAACTGGTGCACATCGGTCAGATGGCCTTGCAGCAAGGCGCGCTGGTCGAATCGTTTATCGACAACGTCTTCAACTTCCCCACCTACGCCGAAGCCTATCGCGTCGCCGCGCTGGACATCCTCGGCCAGGTCGCCAAACGCCAAACCGCGGCGGCGGCCTAG
- a CDS encoding tetratricopeptide repeat protein — translation MNRSNRRRQESRQAKTGSTSNSFAVHSLLDQGKRHHQAGQLAEAERNYQLALNMVPGHPEALHLLGLLAYRVGSYDQAIELITQAIEGTPSSPLYRFNLGVVTQRAGKAEDAIRAYEKALVLNPKYVDALINLGNVLKDLHRLAAAVETYRKALFLNPAHADTHNNLGVALKEQHALREAIAAYREAIRLKPTHFEAWNNLGLALLEIGSSDEAIASFQQALNIAPQSSKALYNLGIAAMWTGDHAGAIARFSHVATAKHHHSGPIQETALFRSRLKHDAEQTRLLIERGRLDASHRSYIDALERLEITLAAAYPTRNRCPVDPAALTAIAPSFNQFLYRAPCERLADGALNPQLDIRAIETRYLGQQPEVTYIDHLLKPEALAALRTFCLESTIWKKDYENGYLGAFLGDGFATPLLLQIAEELRRTLPGIFKDHRLTQAWAFKQDSARRGLSIHADAAAVNVNFWITPDEANLNPEKGGLVVYDKEAPADWNFAAYNSEQNKPKILEWLTQAGAQTIRVPYRANRAVVFNSDLFHETDDVTFRDDYLSRRINITLLYGYRHRA, via the coding sequence ATGAACCGATCAAACCGCCGCCGTCAGGAATCCCGTCAGGCCAAGACCGGCTCCACGTCCAATAGTTTTGCCGTTCATTCACTGCTCGACCAGGGGAAACGCCATCATCAGGCAGGGCAATTGGCTGAGGCGGAACGCAATTACCAATTGGCTCTGAATATGGTGCCGGGCCATCCCGAAGCACTGCACCTCTTAGGATTATTGGCCTATCGCGTCGGCAGCTACGATCAGGCGATCGAACTCATCACCCAAGCCATCGAGGGCACTCCGTCCTCCCCGCTCTATCGGTTCAACCTCGGGGTGGTCACGCAACGAGCGGGAAAAGCCGAAGACGCGATCCGGGCGTATGAGAAAGCCCTGGTGCTCAATCCCAAATACGTGGATGCCCTCATCAACCTCGGCAACGTGCTCAAAGACCTGCATCGCCTCGCCGCCGCCGTCGAGACCTATCGAAAAGCCCTCTTCCTGAATCCAGCACACGCCGACACCCACAACAACCTCGGCGTCGCGCTCAAAGAACAGCATGCCCTCCGGGAGGCCATCGCCGCCTATCGAGAAGCCATCAGGCTGAAACCCACGCACTTTGAGGCCTGGAACAACCTAGGCCTGGCCCTGTTGGAAATCGGCTCGAGCGATGAGGCCATCGCCTCGTTTCAGCAGGCGCTGAACATCGCGCCGCAGTCATCGAAAGCTCTGTATAACTTGGGCATCGCCGCCATGTGGACGGGCGATCACGCCGGCGCCATTGCTCGCTTCTCCCACGTAGCCACAGCAAAACACCATCATAGCGGTCCAATTCAAGAGACCGCCCTGTTTCGATCACGGCTGAAGCACGACGCCGAGCAAACTCGATTGCTCATTGAGCGAGGCCGTCTTGATGCTTCACACCGAAGTTATATTGATGCGCTGGAGCGATTGGAAATCACTCTGGCCGCAGCCTACCCTACACGCAACCGATGTCCCGTCGATCCGGCGGCGCTTACAGCCATTGCGCCGTCTTTCAATCAATTCCTCTATCGCGCCCCCTGTGAACGGCTGGCCGATGGCGCACTGAATCCGCAACTCGATATCCGAGCCATCGAAACACGCTACCTGGGACAGCAGCCGGAAGTGACCTACATCGATCACCTGCTCAAGCCGGAAGCCCTAGCCGCACTGCGAACCTTTTGCCTCGAATCCACGATTTGGAAGAAGGACTACGAAAACGGCTACCTCGGGGCGTTTCTCGGCGATGGATTCGCCACCCCCCTCCTCTTGCAAATTGCCGAAGAACTACGCCGCACACTTCCCGGCATTTTTAAAGACCATCGGCTCACCCAAGCCTGGGCCTTTAAACAGGATAGCGCCAGGCGCGGCCTCTCCATCCATGCCGACGCCGCTGCCGTGAATGTGAATTTCTGGATTACACCGGACGAGGCGAACCTGAATCCCGAGAAGGGTGGACTCGTGGTCTACGATAAAGAAGCGCCGGCAGATTGGAATTTCGCGGCCTACAACAGCGAGCAGAATAAACCGAAGATTCTTGAATGGCTGACACAAGCCGGGGCCCAGACGATTCGGGTACCCTATCGCGCCAACCGCGCGGTGGTCTTCAACTCAGACTTGTTTCACGAAACCGACGACGTGACCTTCCGCGACGACTACCTCAGCCGACGCATCAATATCACACTGCTCTACGGCTATCGCCATCGCGCCTAG
- a CDS encoding PilZ domain-containing protein: MEHRQHPRFLVQFRSSFSSANIVSGDGTLSDLSIRGCCVFSATSVKPGTTLQLQVDVSGDAPPIQVKQAVVRWCRDRKFGLEFASLTPDEWARLQHVVKELELEPYQRAGASEAP, translated from the coding sequence GTGGAACATCGGCAACATCCTCGTTTCCTCGTCCAGTTTCGCAGCTCTTTTAGCTCCGCCAACATTGTTTCCGGTGACGGGACTCTGAGCGATCTCTCGATCCGAGGCTGCTGCGTCTTCAGTGCGACCTCGGTGAAACCCGGCACAACATTGCAGCTGCAGGTTGACGTGTCGGGCGATGCGCCGCCGATTCAGGTCAAGCAAGCGGTGGTCCGCTGGTGCCGTGATCGCAAGTTTGGATTGGAGTTTGCGAGTTTGACGCCGGATGAATGGGCGCGACTCCAGCACGTCGTAAAAGAGCTGGAGTTGGAGCCCTATCAGCGTGCCGGCGCTTCAGAAGCGCCGTGA
- a CDS encoding RtcB family protein, producing MKCNTAMKVVRLSGEVWEIPVTEKSGMLVPARIYGTEAILRAMDTGVFEQVTNVACLPGISRYALCMPDGHWGYGFPIGGVAAFDVRSGIISPGGVGYDVNCGMRLIRTDLTLAEVQPKLDRLMTELFRRVPAGVGASGFVSMDRSSFNRVMTQGARWCIEQGYGWPRDLERMEHGGCLPGADPGNVSDHAVTRGMNQLGTLGSGNHYLEVQVVSNDRMFDPEVAATFGITGNDQIVVMVHCGSRGFGHQVASDYLKVFEKAMRRYGITVKDQQLACAPFLSEEGQNYFSAMNCAANTAFANRQVITHQIREAFAAVFGRSGEELGMELVYDVAHNIASVERYPEGDLVVHRKGATRALGPGSPDLPACYRSVGQPVICGGSMETGSYLLVGTTRAAEDTFGSTMHGSGRTMSRTQAKKSISGEQLQQQMKQRGILVKAVSMSGLAEEAGCAYKNISEVVESVERAGITKKVAELRPIGNIKG from the coding sequence ATGAAATGTAATACCGCCATGAAGGTCGTGCGTCTGTCCGGCGAGGTCTGGGAGATTCCCGTCACGGAGAAATCGGGCATGCTGGTGCCGGCTCGCATTTATGGGACGGAGGCCATTCTTCGCGCCATGGATACCGGGGTGTTCGAGCAGGTGACGAATGTGGCGTGCCTTCCCGGCATCAGCCGCTATGCGCTCTGCATGCCGGACGGCCATTGGGGCTACGGATTTCCGATCGGCGGCGTGGCCGCGTTCGATGTGCGCTCGGGGATCATTTCCCCCGGCGGGGTGGGATATGACGTCAACTGCGGCATGCGGTTGATTCGAACGGACCTGACTTTGGCGGAGGTGCAGCCCAAGCTCGATCGATTAATGACGGAATTGTTTCGCCGCGTCCCGGCCGGTGTCGGGGCGAGCGGATTTGTGTCGATGGATCGGTCGTCCTTCAATCGGGTGATGACCCAGGGAGCCCGATGGTGCATTGAGCAGGGCTATGGATGGCCTCGCGACTTAGAGCGGATGGAGCATGGCGGATGTCTGCCCGGCGCCGATCCTGGTAACGTCAGCGACCACGCGGTGACGCGGGGGATGAATCAGCTGGGGACGCTGGGTTCGGGCAATCACTACCTTGAGGTCCAAGTCGTGTCGAACGACCGCATGTTCGACCCGGAGGTCGCAGCCACGTTCGGGATCACCGGAAATGACCAGATCGTCGTCATGGTGCATTGCGGGTCGCGCGGCTTCGGCCATCAGGTGGCCAGCGATTATCTCAAAGTGTTTGAGAAGGCGATGCGGCGATATGGGATTACGGTAAAGGATCAACAGTTGGCCTGCGCGCCGTTTCTATCCGAGGAAGGCCAGAACTATTTCTCGGCGATGAACTGTGCGGCTAATACCGCGTTTGCGAATCGGCAAGTCATCACGCATCAGATCCGCGAAGCATTCGCCGCGGTCTTTGGCCGGTCGGGAGAAGAGTTGGGCATGGAGTTGGTCTATGACGTGGCCCACAACATTGCCAGCGTGGAGCGATATCCCGAGGGGGATTTGGTCGTGCACCGAAAAGGGGCGACGCGTGCGCTTGGCCCGGGCAGTCCGGACTTGCCGGCCTGCTATCGGTCCGTCGGCCAGCCGGTGATCTGCGGCGGCTCGATGGAAACGGGGTCTTATCTACTGGTGGGTACGACGCGGGCGGCGGAGGACACGTTCGGTTCGACGATGCACGGCTCCGGACGCACGATGTCGCGCACGCAGGCCAAAAAATCGATCAGCGGCGAGCAACTCCAACAGCAGATGAAACAGCGGGGGATTCTGGTGAAGGCAGTCTCGATGTCCGGGCTCGCGGAAGAGGCCGGATGTGCCTACAAAAACATTTCTGAAGTGGTGGAGTCGGTCGAGCGCGCGGGAATTACAAAAAAGGTAGCGGAACTCCGACCCATTGGCAATATTAAGGGCTAG
- a CDS encoding archease, producing MPASFQFLEDVALADLAFDAEGDSIQELFEAASSAVMEAMADPATVGAIWERRMEHADGDLAALLFEWLSDLVYWKDAAGVVFSRAEVSLIREGDIWKLVGTLSGEPVNQTTQVLRDDVKGVTKHLYRLHQDHGRWRVRVVLDV from the coding sequence ATGCCGGCTTCCTTCCAATTTCTTGAGGATGTGGCTCTCGCGGATCTGGCCTTCGATGCCGAGGGCGACTCCATTCAGGAGCTCTTTGAGGCGGCGTCGAGTGCGGTGATGGAGGCGATGGCCGATCCCGCCACGGTCGGCGCGATCTGGGAACGCCGCATGGAACATGCGGATGGCGATCTCGCCGCGCTGCTGTTTGAGTGGCTGTCCGACTTGGTGTATTGGAAAGATGCGGCGGGCGTCGTATTCAGCCGGGCTGAGGTCTCGCTGATTCGGGAGGGAGATATCTGGAAACTGGTGGGGACACTGAGCGGCGAGCCGGTGAATCAGACGACGCAGGTGTTGCGCGATGATGTGAAGGGCGTGACCAAACACTTGTACCGGCTGCATCAGGATCATGGGCGCTGGCGTGTGAGGGTGGTACTCGACGTATGA